The genomic window GCTTAGAACCTCCACTAACAGCAGCGGTTGCAGCCACGGTCATAGCTGTAGCAGCTGCACCAAGCTTAACACCTCCAGCTGCTTTCATTGCAGCCGCAACTTTTGCAAATATCGCCACTCCACCTACTAAGATACCTCTCAAAGCAACTGTGGGTTTCACCgacatttttttgtctaatcCTGCacattttcatatcaaaacTTTGGTCATAAAGATGTTACAATACATAGTGgaaaaaaactttctcttcTGCTCCAAAGAAACTTTGCTAACAGACAACTAATTTCACTGGTAGTAGTgtactaaaatctaaatcataAGAACCAAGAAAGCTCTGCAACACAGAGAGATAACATCTAGATAGCAGCATATTTACTTCACAATACATGTCATTGAGATAGCTTGGATGGTTTCAAATGGCTTTTAAGAACACCAAGAACTCTCAAAGCAATGTCAAAGAGTTCCGAATAGCTTTAAGTGCATTCGAACATTAACATTGTTAAACTacaagttttcaaataaaaaccacAATTTTTTTCCCTCCACCCAATTGCAACACCAGAGCTATTAGCCTGATTTTGAATCTAA from Arabidopsis thaliana chromosome 3, partial sequence includes these protein-coding regions:
- a CDS encoding uncharacterized protein (unknown protein; FUNCTIONS IN: molecular_function unknown; INVOLVED IN: biological_process unknown; LOCATED IN: endomembrane system; EXPRESSED IN: 24 plant structures; EXPRESSED DURING: 15 growth stages; Has 22 Blast hits to 22 proteins in 10 species: Archae - 0; Bacteria - 0; Metazoa - 0; Fungi - 0; Plants - 22; Viruses - 0; Other Eukaryotes - 0 (source: NCBI BLink).), whose product is MSVKPTVALRGILVGGVAIFAKVAAAMKAAGGVKLGAAATAMTVAATAAVSGGSKQDQKQDASKAPPPSK